One part of the Bacillota bacterium genome encodes these proteins:
- a CDS encoding GntR family transcriptional regulator: MVEEGINEDRAQTHTKASRRRRQKRAVVDSQSLAEKAYTHLRDMILSGQFQPGVAVSISVMARTLHMSRTPVSVACQRLEKEGLVRVLPKRGVLINSVTFEDARDIYEARTAIETYVIGKVFGTLTEADFNQLAEIIERQRAAVEAGDPYRFMIEDTAFHDFFLRKYGNSLLIEIVDNIRGRVFQAGLRNCCKPQRMQQSLSDHEEILRQLKEGDKQSSMASMEANMVNGYLSWSW, encoded by the coding sequence GTGGTCGAGGAAGGCATCAATGAGGACCGTGCCCAAACGCATACAAAAGCCTCGCGAAGACGCCGACAGAAGCGCGCAGTAGTTGATTCCCAAAGTCTTGCGGAAAAGGCCTATACCCACCTGCGGGACATGATTCTCTCAGGTCAGTTCCAACCGGGTGTGGCGGTGAGCATCAGTGTCATGGCGAGGACGCTTCACATGAGCCGGACACCCGTTAGCGTGGCCTGTCAGCGGCTCGAAAAAGAGGGCTTAGTTCGTGTGCTCCCCAAGCGCGGGGTTCTCATCAACAGCGTTACGTTTGAAGATGCCAGGGACATATACGAGGCGAGGACCGCCATCGAGACATACGTGATTGGAAAGGTGTTTGGCACGCTTACTGAGGCCGATTTTAATCAACTGGCCGAGATTATTGAGAGGCAACGCGCCGCTGTGGAAGCAGGCGACCCGTACAGGTTCATGATTGAGGACACGGCTTTCCATGATTTTTTCCTCAGGAAGTACGGCAACTCCCTGCTCATTGAGATAGTCGACAACATCCGGGGACGGGTGTTTCAGGCCGGCTTACGCAACTGCTGCAAGCCCCAGAGAATGCAGCAATCACTCAGTGACCATGAAGAGATACTCAGGCAGCTCAAGGAAGGTGATAAACAGAGCTCCATGGCCAGCATGGAGGCAAACATGGTAAACGGATACCTGAGTTGGTCGTGGTAG
- a CDS encoding biopolymer transporter Tol, whose amino-acid sequence MQTGSRYLVFHPCGGRAAGHGSVPEQDEEALRRNYAGVGVIGMKVNTRLLIRCAVAYAGIIVVSGVIMWLNHTAQPSPADVSQALQPARAEPNMSPPATAHDRDGPEVNTAPLGDQDDLAFVWRGLLYVVEGETGKVRQLTDSGRAAHPAWSNDGQWLAFVRVTDPGEMTGQLWVVRRDGSQGRQIQGLPGPVGARDFSWSPAENVLAVGVGNSVWVAAAEGEPRHLALAPGLVWCAWSPDGKSLAYNATLAYDDPVNRSDALYTVDVKGGEPVKRVEASQAGVWVAAWWPDNSGLLYWSDPLHSASLAADGMTLMRLRLGSQEPRPTATTLGYREWLSFSPQGRLVVVAGGGREAWSGKRLAIVDPKAGPVRELKNARGCVALDPSFSPDGRRIAYVTAQDLSDGAGSINGPEQLAAWVATRTLWVADADGSGARPLTEAGSGIYRPVWSRDGTRVFYMRDNALWTITLEGGRPEKVLGPFPEEKNLFGYYGFATFNAEMAWFWPRR is encoded by the coding sequence TTGCAGACGGGATCGCGTTACCTGGTGTTTCACCCCTGCGGTGGCCGGGCGGCCGGGCACGGCAGCGTCCCGGAACAGGACGAAGAGGCCTTGCGTCGAAACTACGCGGGGGTCGGAGTGATAGGCATGAAGGTCAACACTCGCTTGCTAATCCGGTGTGCGGTCGCCTACGCTGGTATTATCGTTGTTTCCGGGGTCATCATGTGGCTGAACCACACGGCGCAACCGTCACCGGCCGATGTGTCGCAGGCGCTTCAGCCGGCCCGGGCGGAGCCAAACATGTCGCCACCTGCTACCGCGCACGACCGGGATGGCCCGGAAGTAAACACAGCGCCCCTTGGGGACCAGGATGACCTGGCCTTCGTCTGGCGGGGCCTGTTATATGTCGTTGAGGGCGAGACCGGCAAGGTCAGGCAGCTCACTGACTCCGGCAGGGCGGCGCATCCGGCCTGGTCCAACGATGGTCAGTGGCTGGCCTTCGTTCGCGTTACGGACCCCGGGGAGATGACTGGGCAGCTATGGGTGGTGCGGCGAGACGGTAGCCAGGGCCGTCAGATTCAAGGACTGCCAGGGCCGGTCGGCGCCAGGGACTTTTCGTGGTCACCCGCCGAGAACGTGCTTGCCGTGGGAGTGGGGAACAGCGTTTGGGTGGCGGCGGCCGAAGGTGAACCCAGGCATCTCGCCCTGGCTCCGGGCCTCGTCTGGTGCGCGTGGTCACCTGATGGTAAGTCCCTGGCCTACAATGCGACTCTAGCCTACGATGATCCGGTGAACCGCAGTGATGCCCTCTATACTGTTGATGTTAAGGGTGGCGAACCGGTCAAACGCGTGGAGGCGTCGCAGGCCGGGGTGTGGGTGGCTGCCTGGTGGCCGGATAACAGCGGCTTGCTTTACTGGTCGGATCCGCTGCACTCGGCTTCTCTCGCTGCAGACGGCATGACGCTGATGAGATTGAGACTCGGTTCTCAGGAACCCAGGCCTACTGCTACCACGCTTGGATACCGCGAGTGGCTGTCCTTCTCTCCTCAGGGGCGGCTGGTCGTGGTGGCGGGCGGTGGGCGTGAGGCTTGGTCGGGCAAGAGGCTGGCGATAGTCGACCCAAAGGCCGGGCCGGTCCGCGAACTGAAGAACGCGAGGGGCTGTGTGGCTCTGGATCCCTCGTTCTCGCCGGATGGCAGGCGGATCGCCTATGTGACCGCTCAGGACTTGTCAGACGGTGCCGGGAGCATAAACGGGCCTGAACAACTCGCGGCCTGGGTGGCAACGCGGACGTTGTGGGTAGCCGATGCAGACGGCTCGGGCGCGCGTCCTCTGACGGAAGCCGGCAGTGGGATATACCGGCCCGTCTGGTCGAGGGATGGTACCAGGGTCTTCTACATGCGAGACAACGCTTTATGGACGATCACGCTCGAGGGAGGCAGGCCGGAAAAGGTACTTGGCCCGTTTCCCGAAGAGAAGAACCTGTTCGGCTACTACGGTTTCGCCACGTTCAACGCTGAGATGGCCTGGTTCTGGCCCAGACGATGA